One part of the Phoenix dactylifera cultivar Barhee BC4 chromosome 4, palm_55x_up_171113_PBpolish2nd_filt_p, whole genome shotgun sequence genome encodes these proteins:
- the LOC103699625 gene encoding G-type lectin S-receptor-like serine/threonine-protein kinase At2g19130, protein MDTEMRPCSSLSIILLFFLLSSLNVQPCGATDSIYLGQSVSGNQTIVSKEGKFELGFFTPGNSRNYYIGIWYKTIPVQTVIWVANRATPISNTSSAELKISEDGKLVLLNSSKIPVWASNSTPSTSNSMVAVLLDTGNLVIGNRSNATIWQSFDHPTDTVMPGGWVGVNKITGEYQSITSWENPENPAPGPGLWNGRYFPAIPGTRESSPINFTFVDNKQRKYATFTNLYSSFITRTVVDSSGLLKHLYWLNSTQEWQTIFTQPLAQCDVYSLCGAFGICDQKSSNICRCSYGFEPASMEEREFNVWNSGCVRKTSLRCSNKSSTGEEGDRFLEMTNMRLPANPQNLTVGSARDCEQACLNSCSCNAYAYVSGCSIWNGDLRNLQQLYDGDGGAGTLHFRLAASDFPASSSSHKFVIDLTLGVIGGIIGILCVLVGLMWAFQRRKRIRMAKQVEGSLIQFTYGDLQRVTKNFSEKLGGGGFGSVFKGTLIDLTEVAVKKLEGLRQGEKQFRTEVSTLAAIQHVNLVHLRGFCTEGSKRLLVYEYMPGGSLDSHLFQNKSTVLDWKTRYQIILGIARGLAYLHEKCRECIIHCDIKPDNILLDKDFCAKVADFGMAKLIGRDFSRVLTTIRGTIGYLAPEWISGLPITSKVDVYSFGMMLFELVSGKRNTAQSADGSKFFYPSWAAIKVVEGDLFSLLDHGFKGAADLEDLTRVCRVACWCIQDSEADRPTMGQVVQILEGVLEVSMPPLPRVLQLLTEDRSQIRDDLSSTECKDPLDQSQDFYP, encoded by the exons ATGGATACTGAGATGAGGCCATGTTCCTCCCTGTCCatcattcttctcttctttctcctctcttctctcaaCGTCCAACCCTGTGGAGCAACTGATAGCATCTATTTGGGCCAGTCCGTCTCCGGAAACCAGACCATAGTGTCCAAAGAAGGCAAGTTTGAGCTGGGGTTCTTCACACCAGGTAACTCCCGGAACTACTACATAGGTATCTGGTACAAAACAATTCCTGTCCAAACTGTAATCTGGGTGGCCAACAGAGCAACACCCATCTCCAACACCTCATCTGCCGAGCTAAAAATCTCAGAAGATGGCAAACTAGTCCTCCTCAACAGTTCCAAAATCCCAGTTTGGGCATCCAATTCAACTCCATCGACCTCGAATTCCATGGTTGCAGTGCTTCTTGACACGGGAAATCTTGTTATAGGAAATCGGTCGAACGCTACAATTTGGCAGAGTTTTGATCATCCAACTGACACCGTCATGCCAGGAGGATGGGTTGGAGTAAACAAGATCACAGGGGAGTATCAGAGCATAACTTCATGGGAGAATCCTGAGAATCCTGCCCCCGGGCC TGGGCTTTGGAATGGCCGGTACTTCCCTGCAATCCCTGGTACCAGAGAGAGCTCTCCCATCAACTTCACCTTCGTCGACAACAAGCAGCGGAAGTATGCCACGTTTACCAACCTCTACAGTTCTTTCATCACCCGGACTGTGGTTGATTCATCGGGGCTATTAAAACATTTGTATTGGCTGAACAGCACCCAGGAGTGGCAGACAATCTTTACTCAACCTTTGGCTCAATGTGATGTCTACTCTCTATGTGGAGCTTTCGGTATCTGCGACCAGAAAAGCTCAAATATTTGCAGGTGCTCCTATGGTTTTGAACCAGCTTCAATGGAAGAACGGGAGTTCAATGTTTGGAACTCAGGGTGCGTGAGGAAAACCAGTTTGCGATGCAGCAATAAAAGCTCGACCGGTGAAGAAGGGGATAGATTCCTCGAGATGACCAATATGAGATTGCCTGCCAATCCGCAGAACTTAACTGTCGGGAGTGCTAGAGATTGCGAACAGGCTTGCTTGAACAGTTGCTCTTGCAACGCATATGCTTATGTGAGTGGATGCTCAATTTGGAATGGGGATCTTCGGAACCTTCAACAACTCTATGATGGTGATGGTGGAGCTGGAACTCTGCATTTCCGGCTCGCTGCCTCTGATTTCCCAGCTTCGAGTAGCTCCCATAAGTTCGTAATAGATCTTACTCTTGGTGTCATCGGTGGAATTATTGGGATCCTGTGTGTTCTTGTCGGACTAATGTGGGCATTTCAAAGGAGGAAACGTATTCGAATGGCAAAACAAGTTGAGGGTTCTTTGATTCAGTTTACATATGGCGATTTGCAGCGTGTGACCAAGAACTTCTCCGAGAAGTTGGGTGGTGGTGGCTTTGGCTCTGTTTTCAAAGGGACATTAATTGACTTAACCGAAGTAGCTGTGAAGAAGCTTGAAGGCTTGAGACAAGGAGAGAAGCAATTCCGAACCGAAGTGAGCACATTGGCTGCTATTCAGCATGTCAATCTGGTTCACCTTCGCGGTTTCTGCACCGAGGGCAGCAAAAGGCTTCTAGTTTATGAGTACATGCCTGGTGGTTCCCTGGACTCTCATCTCTTTCAAAACAAATCCACGGTTCTGGACTGGAAGACGAGGTATCAAATTATTCTTGGGATTGCGAGAGGATTAGCCTACCTCCATGAGAAGTGCAGGGAGTGCATCATACACTGCGACATAAAGCCAGACAACATACTCCTAGACAAGGACTTCTGCGCCAAAGTTGCAGACTTTGGCATGGCGAAGCTCATCGGTCGCGACTTCAGCAGGGTGCTGACAACCATAAGGGGAACCATTGGCTATCTCGCACCCGAGTGGATTTCTGGCCTGCCAATCACCTCCAAGGTTGACGTCTACAGCTTCGGGATGATGCTTTTTGAGCTGGTATCAGGCAAGCGAAACACAGCGCAATCTGCGGATGGGAGCAAATTCTTTTATCCGTCCTGGGCGGCTATAAAGGTCGTTGAAGGCGATTTATTTAGCTTATTAGACCATGGATTCAAAGGTGCTGCCGaccttgaagacctaaccagaGTCTGCAGAGTTGCTTGCTGGTGCATTCAAGACTCTGAAGCTGACAGGCCAACAATGGGACAGGTGGTGCAGATCCTAGAGGGAGTCCTGGAAGTGAGCATGCCGCCACTTCCTAGGGTTCTTCAGCTCCTTACGGAAGATCGGAGCCAAATTCGTGATGATTTGTCATCCACTGAATGCAAAGATCCACTTGATCAATCTCAAGATTTCTATCCGTAA